In a genomic window of Xenopus laevis strain J_2021 chromosome 5S, Xenopus_laevis_v10.1, whole genome shotgun sequence:
- the cops9.S gene encoding COP9 signalosome complex subunit 9 (The RefSeq protein has 1 substitution compared to this genomic sequence), with translation MKPAVDEMFPEGAGPYVDLDEAGGSSGLLMDLAADEKAVHADFFNDFEDLFDDEDIQ, from the exons ATGAAGCCGGCAGTGGACGAGATGTTCCCAGAGGGAGCTGGTCCTTATGTGGATCTAGATGAG GCAGGTGGAAGTTCTGGACTTTTGATGGATTTAGCAGCAAATGAAAAGGCGGTGCATGCAGATTTCTTCAATG ATTTTGAAGATCTGTTTGATGATGAGGATATCCAGTAA